The following nucleotide sequence is from Longimicrobiales bacterium.
GATCTCAACATCAACACCGGCTGGTAGATCCAGCTTGGTCAATGCATCGATCGTTTGTGGACGGCTTTCGACAATGTCGATGAGTCGCTTGTGTGTCCGAAGTTCGAACTGTTCACGACTCTTCTTGTCGACGTGAGGCGAACGAAGAACGGTCCAGCGCTCACGACGAGTCGGGAGGGGGATAGGACCACGCACCACTCCACCCGTCTTTTGCGCCGCCCGAAC
It contains:
- the rpsJ gene encoding 30S ribosomal protein S10, which produces MAERIRIRLKAFDHWVLDQTAADIVRAAQKTGGVVRGPIPLPTRRERWTVLRSPHVDKKSREQFELRTHKRLIDIVESRPQTIDALTKLDLPAGVDVEIKVD